ACCGTATTATAGTGGCCTGCTCAGTGTACCGCTCTCAATTCCATTGAGAATGCGTGGGATTTCCTCAGGGAAAGGGCTTTCAGTCATTTTCCCCAAAATTTTAACATGGAAAATCTTTTTTCACACCTTTCCAGAGTATGGAGCCTTACTCCACAAGCGAGAATTGATAACCTTCCCTTGCCTTACCTGAGGAGGTCCAATAGATTATTTAAAAGTTGAAGGAGTAGaggaatattctttttaattattttcttatttatgcttgtctttttttacttacatgaactttttttgtttgtttagctCAATGttagttttttgtaataatttgatgttttttcactaataagccTTATTAAACTATaccaccttcaaaaaccactaaaaaccaaaaaataatttaaaattacctataaactgtgcctaataaaaattaaacattaaggcgatacctcaaggtccattttcatacattttgtttcggctttaatctgggtaactaaacaagtattggcaagtaaagaatttaaattcacgtctagttagtgattagttctcgcagttgaaagaaaaatgtgatgacgaaattttaaaggcagaaatatccatgattattaattatttttacatttttctttcaactgcgagaactaatcactaactagacgtgaatttaaattctttacttgccaatacttgtttagttacccagattaaagccgaaacaaaatgtatgaaaatggaccttgagctaccaccttaagcttTCTAAGTTATCTTATATTTAACGCTACTATGGCTAATGGcactgtattataaaattttcatagatCTTTGGGATAAACCTAAttggaataatttataaatatatgccAAATACTCATTTCTCTCCAATTCATTACTATCCATTTCACGTAAAAACGACCTGGATGATAATGGTCGCGTTAGGAAAGGTATGACTAATTATCAAATCTAAatgaaatttcaatattttatgtaaacaaaagggatattatcttattatagttatttctaTTTGTGTATTTCGTAGCATTTTAATACTCGTTTAATTTATATCcggtattatatacatatttacatattataaaacaaagttcccaaagctgtctgtctgtatttgattgattttctcaaaatctacataACGGATTTTTgaacggtttttactaaaagatagtgcaattcttcaggaaggtttaggttaatagtacataacggttttatgtaaattgactgaaatataacgattactgttaaaGAGGTCGCTATATTTACGAGTATGAGTTCCACCGTGGCAACAATGCTGCAGAAACAGCTCGAAGGATTAACGATGTGTATGGCCCTTGTGTAACAAAAGAAAACACGCTACGTTTTTAGTTCTAACGTTTACGTTCTGGAAATTTCGACCCCTAGAATAAGCCCTGTGAACGGCTAAAGACCAAGGTAGATAGTGAGGAATAAAAAGCTATTTTGGAAGCGGATTCATAGCAAACCACTTCAGAGTAAGCTGCAGGCTTTTATGTGAGTGATAAAACCGTTTTAATCCATTTAACGTAAATCGCAAAAGTAAAAAAGCTTGATAGGTGGATACTTTATGAAATGAGTGAATCAAAACAGCAAACACGCGCCGAATACTGCGTTACATTGCTCAACCGACACTATAATGAAGAGATTTTAAATCGAATCCTTACCTACTTCTACTTCTAAAATCCACTTTACATCACAATGTAAAGTGGATTTTCTACAATAATCGTTAGGGTTCGTTACAATGACTGAATCCTGGGGAACCAGCCAAAATCCTGCACCAAgcgaaaataaaatcaaaaaaattactTGTGTGTATCTGGTGGACTAGTGCCGGTGTCGTTAACTACGGCTTTCTAAAATCTGGCCAAACGTTAATGGCAGACATCTATTGTCAGCAACTGCAAATCATGATGGAAGAACTAACTGCTAAACAAGCGGGGCTGGTCAATCGCTCTAGGCCAGTGCTGCTTTAAGACAACGCTAGACCACATTGCACAACAGATGGCAACTAAACCAGAGAAGCTGCAATTGAAATGTCTGCGACTTCCACCGTACTACCCGGACGGTGTTGCAACAGATTAATACTTTTCCGTAATTTGGAtaactttttacaaaaaaaaaaatccgactCTGATATGTCTAAGTACAAATCGTCTTCAGCGAGTTTATTAATTCTCGCACCCATGTTTCTTTTAGTAAAGGGATCATTATACTGCCTATGAGATGGCAAAATTGCATAGATAACAATGGTATATactatgattaatttattataggttacaaaaaaaaatcgactttgtatttcttacatacaaaacaccaatttcatatgtaaggaCCTAGTATTATACGATTTAAGGGACTTGGGATTATTACGTAGACCTTTCGTAGAAGGCGCTATATGTTCTGTCTATGCTCATGTTCTAAATATTTACCAAACATAAAACTATAGGACTTTACTAATAGTCATTTGAGTATAACAATGATAATCGAATGCTGTAAGTTTCGAAGTCATGCATATTTAGTGTATCACATTCATTCCCtcataattgcattaaaatcttactagtattataaatgcaaaagtttgtgaaaatgtttgaatgtttgcacaaagtaaacgcagaaaccgctgtacgaatttgaatgaaatttggtccTCTGGTAAAGTATGTACTGGATTAGCATATAGGGTTCTTTTCCCAGTGATTTGCTCCCCTCTGCCTGTGGCGCTAAGTTAGTtttctatcaaatataatttcgctCCTTGCATAGTTCATTCTTCTCCAGACAGTTTTCATTGCCTTCCACGAATTCATTACTTTTTGTCGCTTAAAAAATTTTTAGGGGAAAGAAGGTGcctttaacaaataaattttctagTTATGGATCTTATTCtatgaattcaaaataagaaataaataaaaataaattatggaatTTTCATAAACACCGAAAATTTTAACGAAACGTGAAAACGACCCTCAAAcaagtgttaaaatatttttactatatttggCGCCGgaatatgatttaaaatgaaaacattgACAAGAGACGTCAGCGTCAATTTCAAAAAATTGTCTctgtttaaaatatgaaataatacctAACATCTGTACacagagagagagaaaaaaaaaaacctctgaTCTAACCTATCAAAAGTGTAGCTTCTGgggtttttgtttgtttaatatttttactaagaaTAGATATCATTTTGTAAGTCAAacacttattaatttttatttataacaatggaTGTAGGAGAACTACTTTCATTTAAGGTAACAATCATTAGCTTGGAGTAAGAAAACTATCGTAAATGATCGTTGGACGAATTGTTATAGTtacgtatttttgttttcatagcCGACTCCTACACCTAAACGACCAAATGAAGATGAAAGCGATTCAGATGAAGAAAAATCTAGAAGTACAAAAATTCGTCGAACTGCTAAACCAAAGTACGATCGGACAATCCAACAGTACTCGAAGACATTGCCTAAGGAACCCGCAATAAGTGACAAGGAAAGAGAAGATATATTAAGATTTGTAGAGACCGAAGCAACAGAGGTTATAAATCCTtatactaactttatttatgcATCGTTTTGTTACATAAAACAAGTAAATGCAATAAGAAATTGATACATCACTTACATTCTTCCTATGTTACAAACTTCtttaacagatattttttatcattaatgtaTTAATCaacatatttatgtacaattaaAGCAACAATGACAAAGGTTCTGTTTGCCATAATCAATTCTTGATAACCATAGTTTTTCAATTacttactaaaaaatattttttttcagggtGAGATCCTAGATGATACAGGAATAAAAAAGCTAGTACTCAATTTTGAGAAAAAAGCTCTTAAAAACAGAGAAATGAGAATCAAATTTCCTGACCAACCAGAAAAATTTATGGATAGTGAGATTGACCTACATGATGCCCTACAGGTAAGTCACATAAGTACAAGTAGTCTAACAATAGACATCAGATGAACCGGAGTCACTACTGTCATCACTAGGGTTACTATTATTCTATGAGGTGGATGACAATACAGGTAGTACTCCCATGTAGTAGACACCAAAGTCATTCTTAAGAGTCCAGGGGCTCTTTAACCACATATAGAAAAAAGCTACAGTTCGGCATCATGCAGCTATCTTAGTACAAAAGATCTAGAGTATCAAGTAAACAAGGATGGTTATAGTTGGTATGTTGGTATTGGGTGCACATGGGTAAGAGACTCGCTTAATGCACCCTCGGATGATTCTATAGTTCTGAGTGTCTATATTGGGTTATAATAccgtgaaaccaacataactgtTTCACTCATCCTCAGTGTTTTACAAAGACAgctcaataacaataaaaatcattcaaaTCACAATCAAAATGACaactaattttaatgattaaaattattaataataagattaCCATACAATTTATGATAATCCCAACTTCTGCTACTCAAGGCACAAACAGATCTAGGCATTGATTTAAATAGGAAGAGCACACGGTGACAAACACCAAAAAGCAGagtgtatgttatattattgtataatatatattttacaatacagaTATCCATTATAGGGATCACCACCTTAAAACAACCCTTACCAACATTTTCTAAGTAATAGAGTGGTCAAAGTGTGTAACAAGTTAGGGgctgttcaagtattatgtaacaTAATTTTTGAAGACTTTTGGACCCCCTACCCCcgatgtaacgcgccgtaaagTTTTTCTGTACGCCATCCAAAAGTTAATAACTTagagtgacatttttttttgtaatcacaattattttacgcaaaataccgtaaagtcgctaaaatacctttgttattgttttaaaccaaaaaaaaacaatgttacataacgctttgaaCGAGACCCCCTcgcgcccctgtaacgcatcgtaatgTTTACAAGACCCCACTCCCCCtaaattgtgttacgtaatacttgaacagccCCTAACTTGTTACACACTTTGACCACTGACctaaatatttatgtgaatgttagacattgaaataaaactacatagttacggaatttattatgtttatttatattattattttctcttatttCTCCTATTTGTGTCCGCCACATgtccataaaggctgcaaagtcttggaaacaggagaaaataataattattataactgtgataaaatccgtaaatattaGCAAGTAGTAAGTAATTATTAGCAATTTACCTGAGGATGTAGTGTCAGCTccaaatgacaatattttaagaACAGACCGGACAGATATGtcccaatttaaaaaaaaacagttggaGATTATCAGGATACACTTATCAATTTTCTATAACTGTTTGCTGGagaattaatgaataaataataaacaagtatGGAGAAAGTAGTTTTTACCAGAGAAGatcgggcaagaaactctgatgTGGTTCTtttcgaaataatataaaattgaatttgagTGCATGATATGGagctaaaatacattttttttagtgTTGTTAGAGCACTTCATTTATGTACTTGcaaaatggtaataaataaatatataatttccaTATGAGTGCCACAACCTTCTtaggaatcatgaaataattaaacCTGAAGTTCCTCAATATATACCCCCAGTACTTAGATATATGTAGTAAGcaaaatgggcagaacagtccacgcAAGCAGCACACATTCACGAGTGTgacaatataaacaatatacaagTCGTAACTATGAAAATCAAGAGGTGTGTGTACTGGCTTttgacattcatcttggcaatCCATTCCtttcccaactaggctgtcaTCCACTCCATATACGCagtcaaattataattgtaaacatatataatatgtgaagaataaatatttttccatgatAAAAAGTACTGTATATATTAGTGggagaattttcaaaatcagctCAGTAAGTAGTTCTAGAGATCCCGTACAAACCTACAAAACTTTTCCCCTTTATactataagtatagataaagagATTGACTGCCCCGGTgtcgtagttgtaattgtacacggtatgaGTACAACTACCGggctgaggtcctaggttcgaatcccaggtcagaCCAAAACAAAAGAAACTGGGTTTTTCttccttaaaaattactcagtatCATCATCAATCATTATTCCCCTGTGCcacggaaagcacgtaaagctgttggtcctccGCCTGATCTTTCTCCTGTAATATCGGATTTGCCGTCTCATCGGAAATATACATtactatgttaaaaataatgtatatttattgatccaaacatatacatatacctTTTACACAGGATTTGAGTGCTGTAGCAACCGTACCTGATCAGTATCCACTGCTTGTGGAATTAAAGTGTGTCAATTCTCTGCTGGAGCTGCTTTCACACGATAACACAGACATATCAACTAAAGTAGTACAACTATTGCAGGTATTATTCTatcatttaattaacttttaaaattatacattaattattgtttggtaaaCAGTCAACACCTGCTTAATGTAATGATGCTTCAATGCATTTATCCACTGAAAGCTGTAGTAGAGATAAGATCTACGTAATTGCGAAGAATAATGTACAATCCTCATGTAATTAAGAGGAATGTAATTTTATctggtggtggtaggatatttgcatCTGTCTGGATAGACACCAGACAAAAAGTGTAAAACCTGCCGTTGAAGCCCAGGTAAGCGTGTTGCGTTTTGCTATCTGCCTATGTAAATGGGGTTTCAAACAgggtggcataattgtgtcgactggcgagtgataatcatctctcatcaggcgacactatctggaccctaaTCTGGTTATCATCAGGTGCCGGGAGATAGATCACTTTGACATGCCTCTATCAGTTATGTGTCTAtctcattttgtattattttgtatatgtcTATTCATAAATATCAATGGAATAATTTTCATTGATGAAATAAGTTctcgaaaattatattatttatttttccaggaACTCACAGATGTAGACATCCTACACGAAAGTGAAGAGGGTGCGGAGGAATTAATAAATGCTTTAGCTGAGGCTGAAGCACCAGCTCTTCTTCTGCACAATTTGTCTCGCTTGGACGAACAAGTGCCAGATGAAAGAGATGCTGTGCACAATACACTGGGTAAGGTATATTGAACATTATTGttatacataataacataattgtaCTAACAAGTCTTATATTCTTTATTGGAATTGTATGTGTACTGTCTTTATAaagttagatattttataattgtaaaatatatatactttatagcaaaatattaaacatttaaatgcatctatttttctgtatattaaaaaaacttcattTGCTTTCAGgtataatagaaaatatcacAGAGTTTCGGCCTGAGCTGTGTCCAGAAGTGGCCAAACAAGGTTTTATGCAATGGATCCTAAAAAGActgaaagtaattaaaaaaactcctaataaaaaaaatacaatattttctataataacaatttatttcttactaagataCATATTACATTGTTTTAGATGAAAGTGCCTTTTGATGGAAATAAACTTTATGCAACAGAGATTCTATCAATACTGCTGCAAAACACACCAGAAAATAGAAAGTTATTGGGAGAACTAGATGGCATAGATGTATTGCTGCAGCAACTTGCAGTATGTCttgtttattacaaacattactttaaaattatgaattaataccACAAGTTATTCTTTCTTATTACTGACATATTATttagaagtaaatattttaatcattcaTACTGTTTGGACGTGTTTTAGTTTTACAAACGTCACGATCCAAGTGGCGCTGAAGAACAAGAAGCAATGGAGAATATGTTCGATTCGTTATGTTGCGCGCTCATGGAGCCCACGAACCGCGACCGGTTCCTGCGCGGCGAGGGGTTGCAGCTCATGAATCTTATGCTCAGGtctctaaaataaattacgcCTCACTGTGTAACCTCCTCCTCCTTCTTTGATTTCcgttaaataataagaataaaatattcgaaatgtaagtgtttcaaaattatattgatgaCAACGTTACAGGGAAAAGAAAATGTCTCGCAATGGTTCGTTGAAAGTTCTCGACCATGCGCTCGTGGGGCCCGACGGGCGGGACAATTGTAATAAGTTTGTGGACATACTGGGTTTGCGCACTGTTTTCCCGCTATTCATGAAAACGCCGAAACGAAAAAGATTATTAACAGTGGACCAACATGAAGGTACGACCATTATAGATTCGCTAATGCTCTAAATGCTAATAccgacaaatatttaataatcccGTTTTTCTTTTTCAGAACATGTAGTGTCAATAATAGCATCAATGTTGCGGAATTGTCAAGGAAGCCAAAGGCAGAGGTTGTTGGCGAAGTTCACAGAGAATGACCTTGAAAAAGTCGACAGACTCTTAGAGCTACATTTTAAGTACATGGACAAAGTCGATCGCACCGAGAAAGAAATGGAGGTAGTTTACTTTTCTGCCTCCTTTTTCACAATATGTTACCTTAAACTCTCGACGTCGCCAGTTACAGCATGAAATAAGTTTACAAATTTGTGCATTTCTATTTGTAACTACATCCTCTGTCACCCTACACATATCCATGACCGTAGTATTCCGCACTGTATCACTTATAGTCACCCCACACACTTCTTAACGCTCTCATTTCTCATAATTGAGAAGGGTGGTTTGGGCAtatggagaggatggatgataagagactgacacagagggtttataaggcgattGTGGTTGAAAGAGCCGGTAGGGGCCGACTGCACTGAACCttcgaatgttagatatctgacattttCAGTAAAAGCCAGGTAAAAAGTATTAGGGACCGGCggaaatgcatgaaaagattaattaaGGTGGAGTAGGCGCGAGAGCTataccagaatcgtgcaaagtggcaatccataatcTCTGGCTATCCCTATGGGATAGAAGTgtaatactatgtatgtatgtatgcatttCTATTTTCACAAAACTTTCATTTAGACTACTAGGTATCccataaataatttcacatttgTTTTGTCGGTTGCACAAAATCCACGCGCGTGAAAGTCTAGAGCAGTGGTTCCTAACCTTTTCAATGTCACTACCCCTGTGAACAAGTATGGGAATTGAGTTTACCCCtagccaatttaaaataattaaaaccacacAAATTCGAacgaaaatatgtttattatctaACTAAATTCTAAGAAATTGCACGTTTAGGTAACTAGTCAAGTAAAGTAATATGTAAATCTTGGAGTTAACTAGTGTGAAGGTTGAAATTGCTTTGCATTCGCAAGTTTGACAATATTAGGTTCGGTTTCACTCAACGCGCATCTCATGTCATGCTCAACATTCAGACGGTTTCtggcttttgtttttaatgtaacaagAGTTGAGAAACCAGTTTCACATCTGTAAGTTGTAGCAAATGgaatcaacatttttaaagctCTGTCAGCTATAATGGGATATTCTGCAGCTGCTTTTCGCCAAAATGTGCTTAGTTTATCATTTTGAAAATCAACTTTCAATGAGTTATTCTCACGCAGCCCGAGAAACTCTACTTTCGCTGACACATCTTCGTCCTTGAAAATATCGACGCAAGTAGAAAATGGTCTTAAAATCCAGGAGTAGGACTCACGACTGTCCATGTTCGGAAAATATTGCTGCAGTGAGTCTATCACGGCAGTTAAATGTTGAACCACGGAATTTTCAAACGTGATTTTctcttgtttatatttattgtatgtattattatttgctaattGCTCACTTAGCTGTGTAAACATTGACACATCACCAGCTTGAACTCTGCGTTGGTAAAGTTCCAATTTGCGCAAAAAACTTGCGATTTTATCCTGCAACGTCAAAATATTCGTTTCATTTCCTTGCAGTGAAATATTGAGACTATTAATTTCAGTGAAAAAATCAGCAAGGTACGCCattttagaataaatgtttggtctttaatttttgcataatattctttttctttttgtgttcTCTGGTTTTCAAAAAACAATCCAATTTCTTCTCGTAATTCGTAAACCCTACTTAGAACTTTGCCTCTTGATAACCAACGTACCTCTGTATGGTACAAAAGAGCATTAAATGTAGCACCAACTTCATCGCACAAAACTTTGAATAATCTTGAGTTAGTGGCGCTGCCTCGAATATGATTAACAATTTTTACTATGTCACTCAACGTGTTTAGCAAATCTGGTGGAAGCGTTTTCACAGCCAAAGCGTAACGGTGTATCAAGCAATGATAGCCGAAAACTTGAGGAGCAACTTGCTTCACGAGTGCCTGAAAACCAGAACGGATGCCCATCATGGAAGGCGCCCCGTCTGTACAAGTACCAATCAGCTTTAACCAGTCTAGGCCATTTTCCTCTATAAACTCTTTTAGCGTTTGAAATACGTCTTCGCCGCGAGTAGTAGTAGGCAAAGACTTGCAGAACAAATATTCCTCCTTTACATCATCATCTTTAATGTATCGTGTAAACACCAATAATTGTGAACACGAAGCAACATCTGTGGACTCGTCCAACTGCAGCGCAAACATAGGACTATCCTTTATTTCAGAAATAACGGTTGCTAGAATATCGGCACTCATTTCACATATGCGACTTTGAATAGTAGTGTTTGAGAGTGAGATTTGTTTAATCTTAGCTACATGTTGCTCACCAATAACAAGTGCTACTGCATCTAACAAGCAAGGTTTGATGAGGTCCTCTCCTATAGTGTGTGGTTTTTATTACGTGCGATGCGATAAGCAATTTTGTATGAAGCTTGAAGGCATGATTCATTTGCTTTCTGTATATTGCCTGTAGAATCCATGCGGGAAGACTTCAGAATCCTCtcctttttcttaaaaaaatctatatttttatctgcGAACTCCTTGTGAACTTTAGCAAAATGTTCTTTTAATTTGCTCGGTTTCATGCTTTCTGGATTAAGcactttattacataaaacacaCTGAGgcttttctatatttttgtctACGATGCTTGTGAAACCCCATTGTAGAAATGCTTCTTTATAAGTGCGCTTTTTGCCAGATGAAGTAGAAGCCATGTCAAAAACACCTGTAGgtacctaaaacaaaaatcaacTAATACATACCTACGTAAACAAATCACTCGTGACAATATTAACGTGACGATATTAACAAACACTGCTTACCTTTGAatttaaacaattcaaaaataCGATTTCTGCAATGCGCGGCGGAACAAATAAAATGCGTGTTCTTCCTAAGCTTAGGTAAACAAAATGAACATCGCCGCCTGTCCGGCCCGCCGCTAGTCATGCTTCACCCTCCCACACCGCAGCTCACCCGCCGCCGTCGCCATCAGCCGCGCGCATGAGAGCGCCGTGCTACCGTTTACCgtactattattttgtttattgctattttaatactatttcgtGCCATCCCGTGTTACCCCCTTAGAATCTCCGTTTTACCCCTGCGGGGGTAATTACCCCCAGGTTAGGAACCACTGGTCTAGAGGGAGGCATCGTACGAAACTTCAGTTCTTGGAAAATTTGCCGCTATGGAGCGTTTCGCAGGAGCGTAGCGCGCGTGCTGAATACGCGAGTATTACAATAATGATTTTGCGACTTAAATATGACGAAAACAACAAAAAAGCTATCAATTATACTTCAGTGAAGTCCGAAGTTTCAAGTACTCAAATGATTAAGCATGAGAAACTGGAATTTCCTAAAGTTACCGTTTTGGCCGCACTATGGGAGCGCTATATCATCGGCCCGTACTTTGTGTGGGTTATTGAAATCGCAGTGACTGTTAATTTGGCACAATATGTTGGAATTTCTTGAACTACAATAAGAGAGCTTAGTATTAGCAAAAGTTTTTGGTAATTTGTTCATGCATGAACGACTGAGTATCTACATAAGTCACTCGCCTAGTAAGGGACACGACAGCTAAACATAGTAAGcgtaaataaaactttgaaattttatacGTGACTAATACGAGCTACACGCTTTTTGAGTTATTCTCAGATTCGATTTAATTTCATAGAGCGCTGAAGCTGCTTCAGTTCCTACTTACCgccatttcaataaacaaactcaatatttttttctatcttcCTTAATATGAACCAATCAGAGCTAAGTttgtttttgacatgcttagaagtgacttattttgattggtaaacacgtaaagccattggtccctTGTCTGAGCTCTATGATATATCA
The sequence above is drawn from the Manduca sexta isolate Smith_Timp_Sample1 chromosome 28, JHU_Msex_v1.0, whole genome shotgun sequence genome and encodes:
- the LOC115445075 gene encoding beta-catenin-like protein 1 encodes the protein MDVGELLSFKPTPTPKRPNEDESDSDEEKSRSTKIRRTAKPKYDRTIQQYSKTLPKEPAISDKEREDILRFVETEATEGEILDDTGIKKLVLNFEKKALKNREMRIKFPDQPEKFMDSEIDLHDALQDLSAVATVPDQYPLLVELKCVNSLLELLSHDNTDISTKVVQLLQELTDVDILHESEEGAEELINALAEAEAPALLLHNLSRLDEQVPDERDAVHNTLGIIENITEFRPELCPEVAKQGFMQWILKRLKMKVPFDGNKLYATEILSILLQNTPENRKLLGELDGIDVLLQQLAFYKRHDPSGAEEQEAMENMFDSLCCALMEPTNRDRFLRGEGLQLMNLMLREKKMSRNGSLKVLDHALVGPDGRDNCNKFVDILGLRTVFPLFMKTPKRKRLLTVDQHEEHVVSIIASMLRNCQGSQRQRLLAKFTENDLEKVDRLLELHFKYMDKVDRTEKEMEQDTEELDDDAQYLKRLSGGLFTLQLIDRIILEVCTAGPAAVKQRVQRVLSLRGGSLKIIRHVMREYAGNLGDAGSEEWRQQEQQHILQLVDKF
- the LOC115454648 gene encoding protein ZBED8 codes for the protein MSADILATVISEIKDSPMFALQLDESTDVASCSQLLVFTRYIKDDDVKEEYLFCKSLPTTTRGEDVFQTLKEFIEENGLDWLKLIGTCTDGAPSMMGIRSGFQALVKQVAPQVFGYHCLIHRYALAVKTLPPDLLNTLSDIVKIVNHIRGSATNSRLFKVLCDEVGATFNALLYHTEDKIASFLRKLELYQRRVQAGDVSMFTQLSEQLANNNTYNKYKQEKITFENSVVQHLTAVIDSLQQYFPNMDSRESYSWILRPFSTCVDIFKDEDVSAKVEFLGLRENNSLKVDFQNDKLSTFWRKAAAEYPIIADRALKMLIPFATTYRCETGFSTLVTLKTKARNRLNVEHDMRCALSETEPNIVKLANAKQFQPSH